A single genomic interval of uncultured Cohaesibacter sp. harbors:
- a CDS encoding Lrp/AsnC family transcriptional regulator, which produces MDKTDKRILAILERNGRISAAELGRQIGLSRTAVQDRMTRLEAEGTIISYGARIASTHNELIRAILFVTISVRPCDEALNWLAQQEGVQEVLSLSGEIDAIVKCAVPDVESLSRLNDRIGANKLISSSNSNIILRQIN; this is translated from the coding sequence GTGGATAAGACTGATAAACGCATATTGGCCATATTGGAGCGCAATGGTCGCATAAGCGCAGCTGAATTGGGTCGACAGATCGGCCTGTCCAGAACCGCTGTACAGGACCGAATGACACGGCTCGAAGCAGAAGGCACAATTATCAGCTACGGCGCCCGCATTGCCAGCACCCACAATGAACTGATACGCGCTATCCTGTTTGTTACAATTTCCGTACGCCCTTGCGACGAAGCCTTAAACTGGCTGGCTCAACAGGAGGGTGTTCAGGAAGTCCTTTCCCTTTCGGGTGAAATAGACGCCATCGTCAAATGCGCTGTTCCGGATGTTGAGAGCCTTTCCAGATTGAATGATCGGATCGGAGCCAACAAGCTGATCTCCTCATCCAATTCCAATATCATTCTGCGCCAGATCAACTAG
- the nusG gene encoding transcription termination/antitermination protein NusG: MTTKPKRWYIVHAYSNFEKKVAEDIRQKADQTGLGDLFDDILVPTEKFVEVRRGRKIESERKFFPGYVLVKMAMTDDAYHLIKNTPKVTGFLGADNKPMPISNAEAERLMSQVEEGVQKPTPTVSYEVGEQVRVSDGPFASFNGLVEEVDEERARLKVTVSIFGRATPVELEYNQVEKL; the protein is encoded by the coding sequence ATGACGACGAAGCCAAAACGCTGGTACATCGTGCACGCCTACTCGAATTTCGAAAAGAAGGTTGCTGAGGATATTCGCCAGAAAGCCGATCAAACCGGTCTTGGAGATCTGTTTGATGATATTCTGGTGCCGACCGAGAAATTTGTTGAAGTGCGGCGCGGACGCAAGATCGAATCTGAGCGTAAATTTTTCCCAGGCTATGTGCTTGTGAAAATGGCGATGACCGACGACGCCTATCACCTGATCAAGAATACGCCCAAGGTTACAGGCTTCCTTGGTGCAGATAACAAACCGATGCCGATTTCGAACGCTGAAGCTGAGCGTTTGATGTCGCAGGTTGAAGAAGGTGTCCAGAAGCCGACACCGACCGTGAGTTACGAAGTGGGCGAACAGGTTCGGGTTTCCGATGGTCCGTTTGCTTCCTTTAACGGGCTTGTTGAAGAGGTGGACGAAGAACGCGCACGCCTCAAGGTTACCGTGTCTATCTTTGGACGCGCGACCCCTGTCGAGCTCGAATATAATCAGGTTGAAAAACTCTGA
- the rplJ gene encoding 50S ribosomal protein L10, giving the protein MDRAEKQELVSSLHETLNSAEVVVVAHYAGLTVAEMTELRSKMREAGASVQVAKNRLVKLALQGTDAEPISDLFKGQTVIATSNDPVAAPKVASEFAKKNDKLVILGGVMGTTVLDTAGVNALATMPSLDELRGKIVGVLQAPATKVAQVLQAPGGQLARVFGAYAKKDEAA; this is encoded by the coding sequence TTGGATAGAGCGGAAAAGCAAGAGCTTGTATCGTCCCTTCACGAAACGCTGAATAGCGCGGAAGTCGTGGTCGTTGCTCACTATGCTGGCCTCACTGTTGCTGAAATGACCGAACTTCGTAGCAAAATGCGCGAAGCCGGAGCATCGGTGCAGGTTGCCAAGAACCGTCTTGTCAAGCTCGCTCTTCAAGGCACGGACGCTGAGCCGATTTCTGATCTTTTCAAAGGTCAGACCGTCATTGCTACTTCCAATGACCCGGTTGCAGCACCGAAGGTGGCCTCTGAATTCGCCAAGAAAAACGACAAGCTCGTCATTCTTGGCGGTGTCATGGGCACCACTGTACTCGATACCGCGGGCGTGAATGCACTAGCAACCATGCCGTCGCTTGATGAACTGCGTGGCAAGATTGTTGGTGTCCTTCAGGCACCTGCAACCAAGGTTGCTCAGGTTCTGCAGGCACCGGGCGGACAGCTCGCACGGGTATTCGGCGCATATGCCAAGAAGGACGAAGCGGCGTAA
- a CDS encoding RNA methyltransferase yields the protein MAKNRSQKQKKARQIAASDQGSRGRRAQDDTVRLFGIHAVASAVANPRRELTRLYATQNAQSRLVDEIRKIGGDPSRLDGLVETSSPKDIDALARDAVHQGALLVTRNLPALDISDIYDCKLVVILDQVTDPHNVGAIIRSSVALGAEALVMTGRHSPEESGILAKTASGGLDLISMVSVPNLARALDDLADNGFDVVGFDSEESEPFETIIAEQDSSRPLALVFGSEGKGMRRLTREKCTSLARLDMPGPIKSLNVSNAVAMTLYAIKLVRQGLLK from the coding sequence ATGGCAAAAAACAGATCACAAAAACAGAAAAAAGCCCGTCAGATCGCTGCGAGCGATCAGGGCTCTCGTGGCCGCAGGGCCCAGGACGACACAGTGCGCCTCTTTGGCATCCACGCTGTAGCCAGCGCCGTAGCCAATCCGCGCCGCGAACTGACGCGCCTTTATGCGACTCAGAACGCCCAGAGCCGTCTGGTTGACGAGATTCGCAAGATTGGCGGCGACCCGTCCCGACTGGACGGATTGGTAGAAACATCTTCCCCCAAGGATATCGACGCTCTGGCGCGCGACGCCGTGCATCAGGGCGCTCTTCTGGTCACGCGCAACCTGCCTGCCCTCGACATCTCCGACATATATGATTGCAAACTGGTCGTGATTCTCGATCAGGTGACCGATCCACATAATGTCGGCGCCATCATCCGTTCATCGGTCGCTTTGGGGGCCGAAGCTTTGGTCATGACAGGACGGCATAGCCCCGAAGAGAGCGGCATTCTGGCCAAGACTGCCTCCGGCGGCCTTGACCTTATCTCCATGGTCTCCGTCCCCAATCTGGCCCGAGCGTTGGACGATCTGGCAGATAATGGTTTTGACGTGGTGGGATTTGATTCCGAGGAAAGCGAACCGTTCGAGACCATCATCGCAGAACAGGACTCTAGTCGCCCTCTGGCTCTGGTGTTCGGCTCTGAAGGAAAAGGCATGCGTCGGTTGACGCGCGAGAAATGCACATCCCTCGCCCGCCTCGATATGCCCGGCCCGATCAAGAGCCTGAACGTATCCAACGCAGTGGCAATGACCCTCTACGCGATAAAGCTCGTGCGACAAGGTTTGCTGAAATAA
- the tuf gene encoding elongation factor Tu — protein MAKEKFERNKPHCNIGTIGHVDHGKTTLTAAITMTLAESGGATAKAYDEIDGAPEEKARGITISTAHVEYETENRHYAHVDCPGHADYVKNMITGAAQMDGAILVCSAADGPMPQTREHILLARQVGVPALVVYLNKVDQVDDEELLELVEMEVRELLDSYEFPGDEIPIVKGSALAAVENRDPEIGRDSIKALMAAVDDYIPTPERPVDLPFLLPIEDVFSISGRGTVVTGRVERGVIKVGEEIEIVGIKPTQKTTCTGVEMFRKLLDSGEAGDNVGVLLRGTKREDVERGQVLCKPGSVTPHTKFKAEAYILTKEEGGRHTPFFTNYRPQFYFRTTDVTGVVTLDEGVEMVMPGDNVNMNVELIVPIAMEEKLRFAIREGGRTVGAGIVGAIVE, from the coding sequence ATGGCTAAGGAAAAGTTTGAACGTAATAAGCCGCATTGTAACATCGGCACGATTGGTCACGTTGACCATGGTAAAACCACGCTTACCGCTGCAATCACCATGACCCTTGCGGAATCTGGTGGGGCAACTGCGAAAGCATATGACGAGATTGACGGTGCGCCTGAAGAAAAAGCACGTGGCATCACGATTTCTACCGCTCACGTTGAGTATGAAACCGAGAACCGTCACTATGCGCACGTTGACTGCCCAGGTCACGCTGACTATGTGAAAAACATGATCACCGGTGCGGCTCAGATGGACGGCGCAATTCTGGTTTGCTCAGCAGCAGACGGCCCGATGCCACAGACCCGCGAGCACATTCTTCTTGCTCGTCAGGTTGGTGTTCCTGCGCTTGTTGTTTACCTCAACAAAGTTGACCAGGTTGACGACGAAGAGCTTCTCGAGCTGGTTGAAATGGAAGTTCGTGAACTTCTGGACAGCTATGAGTTCCCAGGCGATGAAATCCCCATCGTTAAAGGTTCCGCTCTCGCTGCTGTTGAAAACCGTGATCCTGAAATCGGCCGTGATTCCATCAAAGCTCTGATGGCAGCTGTTGATGATTACATCCCGACTCCAGAGCGTCCAGTTGACCTTCCGTTCCTGCTTCCGATCGAAGACGTATTCTCGATCTCTGGTCGTGGTACGGTTGTTACCGGTCGTGTTGAGCGTGGCGTGATCAAGGTTGGTGAAGAAATCGAAATCGTCGGTATCAAACCAACTCAGAAAACCACCTGCACCGGTGTTGAAATGTTCCGCAAGCTGCTTGATAGCGGTGAAGCAGGCGACAACGTTGGTGTTCTTCTGCGTGGTACCAAGCGTGAAGACGTTGAGCGTGGTCAGGTTCTCTGCAAGCCAGGTTCCGTTACCCCGCACACGAAATTCAAGGCAGAAGCCTACATTCTGACGAAAGAAGAAGGTGGTCGTCATACCCCGTTCTTCACCAACTATCGTCCTCAGTTCTACTTCCGCACGACCGACGTTACGGGTGTTGTTACCCTTGACGAAGGTGTGGAAATGGTGATGCCAGGCGATAACGTCAACATGAATGTTGAACTGATTGTGCCAATCGCCATGGAAGAAAAACTGCGCTTCGCTATCCGCGAAGGTGGTCGTACCGTCGGCGCTGGTATCGTCGGCGCAATCGTCGAGTAA
- the rpoB gene encoding DNA-directed RNA polymerase subunit beta yields the protein MAQTFSGRKRLRKYFGHIKEVAEMPNLIEVQKASYDQFLQVEEPASGRFDEGLQAVFSSVFPITDFSGTSQLEFVRYEFEAPKYDTEECRMRGMTYSAPLKLTLRLIVFEVDEDTGAKSVKDIKEQDVYMGDMPLMTDKGTFIVNGTERVIVSQMHRSPGVFFDHDKGKSHSSGKLLFAARIIPYRGSWLDIEFDAKDVVYARIDRRRKIPVSSLLLALGLDTEEILDTYYNKVEYSRVGDAWQVAFDGDSLKGTKPDTDLIDAQTGEVVFEAGKKLTARQIKKLVEGGLKFLKVADEDLYGKYLAEDAVSYTTGEIYAEAGEELDEKVLALLKDNGFEEISVLNIDHVTVGPYIRNTLAVDKNSDREAALFDIYRVMRPGEPPTIETAEAMLQSLFFDPERYDLSAVGRVKMNMRMDLDVADTVRILRKEDIVEVIRTLLDLRDGKGEIDDIDNLGNRRVRSVGELMENQYRIGLLRMERAIKERMSSIEIDTVMPQDLINAKPAAAAVREFFGSSQLSQFMDQNNPLSEITHKRRLSALGPGGLTRERAGFEVRDVHPTHYGRICPIETPEGPNIGLINSLATFARVNKYGFIEAPYRKVFDGKVTNEVVYLSAMEEAKHYVAQANVELTNDGAFVEDSVICRHAGEVMITPIERVDFMDVSPKQLVSVAAALIPFLENDDANRALMGSNMQRQAVPLVRAEAPFVGTGMEPIVARDSGAAIAASRTGIVDQVDSTRIVIRATEDIDPRRSGVDIYRLSKFQRSNQSTCINQRPLVSVGDFVQKGEIIADGPSTDLGDLALGRNVLVAFMPWNGYNFEDSILLSERIVKEDIFTSIHLEEFEVMARDTKLGPEEITRDIPNVSEESLKNLDEAGITYIGAEVKPGDILVGKITPKGESPMTPEEKLLRAIFGEKASDVRDTSLRMPPGTFGTVVEVRVFNRHGIEKDERAMSIEREEIERLAKDRDDEQAILDRNVYGRLADMLNGHVGTAGPKGFRKDSEITHTEISEFPRSQWWLFAVDDEKLMGEIEALRNQYDESRKRLEQRFIDKVEKLQRGDELPPGVMKMAKVFIAIKRKIQPGDKMAGRHGNKGVVSKINPIEDMPYLEDGTHVDIVLNPLGVPSRMNIGQILETHLGWACAGMGHKIGKMYDEYRRSGNLEPLRLELKDVYHDNGKNLDVTEYDDESVVKMAEQLRKGVSIATPVFDGAREPDVNDMLVQAGLDRSGQSRLFDGRTGEMFDRQVTVGYIYMLKLHHLVDEKIHGRSIGPYSLVTQQPLGGKAQFGGQRFGEMEVWALEAYGAAYTLQEMLTVKSDDVAGRTKVYEAIVRGDDTFEAGIPESFNVLVKEIRSLGLNMELEDSQRLIDLEPNDTPPADAAE from the coding sequence ATGGCTCAGACGTTTTCCGGTCGCAAACGTTTAAGAAAATACTTCGGTCATATTAAAGAAGTGGCAGAAATGCCAAACCTCATTGAGGTTCAGAAGGCTTCTTATGATCAATTCCTGCAAGTGGAAGAACCCGCCTCTGGACGCTTTGATGAAGGCCTCCAAGCGGTATTTTCTTCTGTATTCCCGATCACGGATTTTTCCGGCACTTCGCAGCTGGAGTTCGTGCGGTACGAATTTGAGGCTCCGAAATATGACACTGAAGAGTGTCGTATGCGCGGAATGACTTATTCTGCTCCGCTCAAACTGACCCTGCGTCTGATTGTGTTTGAGGTGGACGAAGATACTGGCGCAAAGTCAGTCAAGGACATCAAGGAACAGGATGTCTACATGGGCGATATGCCGCTCATGACGGATAAAGGTACCTTCATCGTCAACGGTACCGAGCGTGTCATCGTATCCCAGATGCACCGTTCTCCTGGTGTGTTCTTCGATCATGATAAAGGCAAAAGCCATTCTTCGGGCAAACTGCTGTTTGCTGCGCGCATCATTCCTTATCGCGGCTCTTGGCTCGATATCGAATTTGATGCCAAAGATGTTGTCTATGCCCGTATCGACCGCCGCCGCAAGATCCCTGTTTCCAGTCTGCTGCTTGCACTGGGGCTGGATACGGAAGAGATTCTCGATACCTATTACAACAAGGTTGAGTATTCTCGTGTAGGCGATGCATGGCAGGTGGCGTTTGATGGGGACTCCCTGAAGGGCACCAAGCCTGACACGGATCTCATTGATGCGCAGACCGGTGAGGTTGTGTTTGAGGCTGGCAAGAAACTGACTGCTCGTCAGATCAAGAAGCTTGTCGAAGGCGGACTGAAATTCCTCAAGGTAGCGGACGAGGATCTTTACGGCAAATATCTTGCCGAGGATGCCGTCAGCTATACCACGGGTGAAATCTACGCAGAAGCCGGTGAAGAGCTTGACGAGAAGGTGCTTGCCCTTCTGAAAGACAATGGCTTTGAAGAGATTTCCGTTCTCAACATCGACCACGTGACCGTTGGACCGTATATTCGCAACACGCTGGCCGTTGACAAGAACTCCGATCGTGAAGCCGCTCTGTTCGATATCTACCGCGTGATGCGTCCAGGCGAGCCGCCGACCATCGAAACGGCAGAAGCAATGCTGCAGTCTCTGTTCTTTGATCCTGAGCGCTATGATCTTTCCGCAGTTGGCCGCGTGAAGATGAATATGCGTATGGATCTGGACGTTGCCGACACGGTTCGCATTCTGCGTAAGGAAGACATCGTTGAAGTGATCCGCACCTTGCTTGATCTGCGTGATGGCAAAGGCGAGATTGACGATATCGATAACTTGGGTAACCGTCGTGTGCGCTCTGTTGGCGAGCTGATGGAAAACCAGTATCGCATCGGTCTTCTGCGTATGGAGCGCGCAATCAAGGAGCGTATGTCCTCGATTGAAATCGACACGGTGATGCCGCAGGATCTGATCAACGCGAAGCCGGCAGCCGCTGCTGTGCGCGAGTTCTTCGGCTCTTCGCAGCTTTCGCAGTTCATGGACCAGAACAACCCGCTGTCCGAAATTACGCATAAGCGTCGACTTTCGGCGTTGGGCCCAGGTGGTTTGACCCGCGAACGCGCTGGCTTTGAAGTGCGAGACGTGCATCCGACCCACTATGGTCGTATCTGCCCGATTGAAACGCCTGAAGGCCCGAACATCGGTCTGATCAACTCTCTGGCGACCTTCGCACGTGTCAACAAATATGGCTTCATCGAAGCGCCTTATCGCAAGGTGTTTGATGGCAAGGTAACCAACGAAGTTGTTTATCTTTCCGCGATGGAAGAAGCCAAACACTATGTTGCACAGGCAAACGTCGAGCTTACCAATGATGGCGCTTTCGTAGAGGACTCCGTTATTTGTCGTCACGCTGGTGAAGTGATGATCACGCCAATCGAGCGCGTTGACTTCATGGACGTGTCGCCGAAACAGCTCGTGTCTGTTGCCGCAGCGCTTATTCCGTTCCTTGAGAACGATGACGCCAACCGAGCACTGATGGGTTCGAACATGCAGCGTCAGGCTGTGCCTCTGGTTCGGGCTGAAGCACCATTCGTTGGTACGGGTATGGAGCCTATTGTGGCTCGTGACTCCGGTGCTGCGATTGCTGCATCCCGCACGGGTATTGTCGATCAGGTTGACTCCACGCGTATCGTTATTCGGGCAACCGAAGATATTGATCCGCGTCGGTCCGGTGTTGACATCTATCGTCTGAGCAAGTTCCAGCGTTCGAACCAGTCGACCTGTATCAACCAGCGTCCGCTTGTTTCTGTTGGCGACTTCGTTCAGAAGGGCGAGATCATCGCTGACGGTCCGTCTACGGATCTGGGCGATCTGGCTCTTGGTCGTAACGTGCTCGTCGCCTTCATGCCTTGGAACGGCTACAACTTCGAAGACTCCATTCTGCTCTCCGAGCGGATTGTGAAAGAAGATATCTTCACCTCGATTCATCTCGAGGAATTCGAAGTTATGGCCCGTGATACCAAGCTTGGCCCTGAAGAAATAACGCGCGATATTCCGAACGTGTCGGAAGAATCGCTCAAGAATCTCGACGAGGCTGGCATCACCTATATCGGCGCTGAAGTGAAGCCTGGCGATATTCTCGTCGGCAAGATCACGCCGAAGGGCGAGAGCCCGATGACACCGGAAGAAAAGCTTCTGCGTGCCATCTTCGGTGAAAAGGCTTCTGACGTGCGCGACACCTCGCTTCGCATGCCTCCGGGAACCTTCGGTACCGTTGTTGAAGTGCGTGTCTTCAACCGTCATGGCATCGAAAAAGACGAACGCGCGATGTCAATCGAGCGCGAAGAAATCGAGCGTCTGGCAAAAGACCGTGATGACGAGCAGGCCATTCTGGACCGCAACGTTTATGGTCGCCTCGCAGACATGCTCAACGGCCATGTCGGCACCGCAGGCCCTAAAGGCTTCAGGAAAGACAGTGAGATCACGCATACCGAGATCTCCGAGTTTCCACGTAGCCAGTGGTGGTTGTTCGCGGTTGACGACGAAAAGCTGATGGGTGAAATCGAAGCGCTTCGCAACCAGTATGACGAAAGCCGCAAGCGTCTCGAGCAGCGGTTCATCGACAAGGTCGAGAAACTGCAGCGCGGTGACGAATTGCCACCAGGGGTCATGAAAATGGCCAAGGTCTTCATCGCTATCAAGCGTAAGATCCAGCCGGGTGACAAAATGGCTGGCCGTCACGGTAACAAGGGGGTGGTATCCAAGATCAACCCGATCGAAGATATGCCATATCTGGAAGACGGTACCCATGTGGACATTGTTCTGAACCCGCTGGGCGTGCCTTCGCGTATGAATATCGGGCAGATCCTCGAGACGCACCTTGGTTGGGCCTGTGCTGGCATGGGCCACAAGATCGGCAAGATGTATGATGAATACAGACGGTCGGGCAATCTTGAGCCTCTACGGCTGGAGCTGAAGGACGTCTATCACGATAACGGCAAAAACCTTGACGTTACCGAGTATGATGACGAGAGCGTCGTCAAGATGGCCGAACAGCTGCGCAAGGGTGTTTCCATTGCGACTCCGGTTTTCGATGGTGCGCGTGAGCCAGACGTGAACGATATGCTGGTACAGGCTGGTCTTGACCGGTCTGGTCAGTCCCGTTTGTTCGATGGCCGTACAGGTGAGATGTTCGATCGCCAGGTAACTGTTGGGTATATTTATATGCTCAAACTGCACCATCTGGTCGACGAGAAGATCCACGGTCGTTCGATTGGGCCATACTCGCTCGTTACCCAGCAGCCGCTGGGTGGTAAGGCGCAGTTTGGTGGTCAGCGCTTCGGTGAGATGGAGGTCTGGGCTCTGGAAGCTTATGGCGCAGCCTACACCTTGCAGGAAATGCTCACCGTCAAGTCGGATGACGTTGCCGGACGTACCAAGGTCTATGAAGCGATTGTTCGTGGGGATGATACCTTCGAAGCGGGCATTCCGGAAAGCTTCAACGTCCTTGTGAAGGAAATTCGGTCCCTGGGTCTGAACATGGAGCTGGAAGACAGTCAGCGCCTGATCGATCTGGAACCCAACGATACGCCGCCTGCGGACGCTGCTGAATAA
- the rplL gene encoding 50S ribosomal protein L7/L12 — protein sequence MADLEKLVEELSTLTVMEAAELSTMLEEKWGVSAAAPVAMAAMPGAAAGGEAAEEKTEFDVVLTAAGDKKINVIKEVRGITGLGLKEAKELVEGAPKPVKEGVDKAEAEELKAKLEAAGASVELK from the coding sequence ATGGCTGATCTTGAAAAGCTCGTAGAAGAACTTTCTACCCTGACCGTTATGGAAGCTGCTGAGCTTTCCACCATGCTTGAAGAAAAATGGGGCGTTTCTGCTGCTGCTCCTGTCGCAATGGCTGCTATGCCTGGCGCTGCTGCCGGTGGCGAAGCTGCTGAAGAAAAAACCGAATTTGATGTTGTTCTGACCGCTGCTGGCGACAAGAAAATCAACGTCATCAAGGAAGTTCGCGGCATCACCGGTCTTGGCCTGAAAGAAGCTAAAGAGCTCGTAGAAGGTGCTCCGAAGCCGGTCAAAGAAGGTGTTGACAAAGCGGAAGCAGAAGAGCTGAAAGCTAAGCTCGAAGCTGCTGGCGCTTCTGTAGAATTGAAATAA
- a CDS encoding cupin, translating into MRKITAGSFVGKKAWDALDIEHIEDASIRLHWTDSPYRWHVNDGAEVFVVLDGKVDMHVRNNGHEEILELVVGDIFHAACGDEHVAHPQGVVRVLVIEKSGSV; encoded by the coding sequence ATGAGAAAAATAACTGCAGGTTCTTTTGTTGGGAAGAAGGCATGGGATGCGCTTGATATCGAGCATATTGAAGATGCTTCCATAAGATTGCATTGGACTGATTCTCCATATCGTTGGCATGTCAATGATGGAGCTGAAGTGTTTGTTGTTCTTGATGGTAAGGTTGATATGCATGTTCGCAACAACGGTCATGAAGAGATTCTTGAACTTGTTGTCGGGGATATTTTTCATGCTGCTTGTGGTGATGAGCATGTGGCCCATCCGCAAGGTGTGGTGCGGGTTCTGGTGATAGAAAAATCCGGAAGTGTCTAG
- the rplK gene encoding 50S ribosomal protein L11, translating to MAKKIQGYLKLQVPAGAANPSPPIGPALGQRGLNIMEFCKAFNAKTQEMEKNSPIPVIITIYQDKSFTFEMKTPPASYLLKKAANVQKGSSAPGRDVGGKVTKDQVKEIAEAKMKDLNANDIEAAMLQIEGTARAMGFEVVG from the coding sequence ATGGCAAAGAAAATTCAAGGCTACCTGAAGCTTCAGGTGCCGGCAGGGGCCGCTAACCCGTCTCCTCCGATTGGTCCCGCTCTCGGTCAGCGCGGCCTCAACATCATGGAATTCTGTAAGGCATTTAATGCCAAGACGCAGGAAATGGAAAAGAACTCACCGATTCCGGTGATCATTACCATTTACCAGGACAAGTCTTTCACTTTCGAAATGAAGACTCCTCCTGCATCTTACCTGCTGAAGAAAGCTGCGAACGTGCAGAAGGGTTCTTCTGCTCCAGGTCGCGATGTTGGTGGCAAGGTTACCAAGGATCAGGTCAAGGAAATTGCGGAAGCAAAAATGAAAGACCTGAACGCCAACGACATCGAAGCAGCGATGCTTCAGATTGAGGGTACCGCCCGTGCAATGGGCTTTGAGGTAGTGGGGTAA
- the rplA gene encoding 50S ribosomal protein L1 — protein MAKVGKRIRAAREKVDATATYSLEEAVKLIKEASKTKFDETVEIALNLGVDPRHADQMVRGVCQLPAGTGKSVRVAVFARGDKAEEAKAAGADIVGAEDLVEIVQGGKIDFDRCIASPDMMPLVGRLGKVLGPRGMMPNPKVGTVTPDVAQAVKDSKGGSVEFRVEKAGIVHAGVGKVSFEEAALVENVKAFVSAVSKAKPAGAKGTYMQKVSLSSTMGPGLTVDLASVE, from the coding sequence ATGGCTAAAGTCGGAAAACGTATTCGCGCCGCGCGTGAAAAAGTTGATGCCACTGCAACCTACTCTCTCGAGGAAGCAGTTAAGCTGATCAAGGAAGCCTCCAAGACCAAATTCGACGAAACCGTTGAAATTGCTCTGAACCTGGGTGTTGATCCTCGCCATGCCGACCAGATGGTCCGCGGCGTTTGTCAGCTGCCAGCAGGTACTGGTAAATCCGTTCGTGTTGCTGTGTTCGCTCGTGGCGACAAGGCTGAGGAAGCCAAGGCAGCCGGCGCTGACATTGTTGGTGCTGAAGATCTGGTTGAGATCGTTCAGGGCGGTAAGATTGACTTTGATCGCTGCATTGCGTCTCCGGACATGATGCCTCTGGTTGGTCGTCTTGGTAAGGTTCTCGGCCCTCGCGGCATGATGCCAAACCCGAAAGTGGGCACCGTAACACCTGACGTCGCTCAGGCTGTTAAGGACTCCAAAGGTGGTTCGGTTGAATTTCGTGTTGAAAAAGCCGGTATCGTTCATGCTGGCGTTGGCAAGGTGAGCTTTGAAGAAGCTGCCCTTGTGGAAAACGTAAAAGCCTTTGTTTCTGCCGTTTCCAAAGCGAAACCAGCAGGTGCCAAAGGTACATACATGCAGAAAGTGTCCCTTTCGTCCACGATGGGCCCGGGGCTGACTGTAGATCTTGCTTCTGTCGAATAA
- the secE gene encoding preprotein translocase subunit SecE yields the protein MAKTNPFTFLQQVRSEAAKITWPTRKETAITTLMVFVMVVLASTFFLLADQIMSLGVSYIINLGG from the coding sequence ATGGCCAAGACAAACCCTTTTACCTTTTTGCAGCAAGTCCGATCCGAGGCAGCCAAGATTACCTGGCCGACTCGTAAGGAAACAGCAATTACGACGCTAATGGTGTTTGTGATGGTGGTGCTGGCTTCGACTTTCTTCCTGCTCGCCGACCAGATCATGAGTCTCGGTGTGAGCTATATCATCAACCTGGGAGGATAG